The region CGCGGCCGGAGCGGTCGTCGCGACGGTGCACTTCCTGCTGCAGGGCTACGTCGCGCCGATGCTGCAGACGATCGCGATCGTGGGGCTCGACGACGCGCTCGTCGTCGCGCCCGTGCTGCTCGGGATCGGTGTGCTCTTCGCGGGCGTCGCGGCCGCCGTCGCGATCCGCCGCTACCTCAGGATCTGAGCCGCGGCCCTAGCCGCGCTACACTGGGCGGCTGCCCGAGCACGGGCTGTCGAGACCACCGAGACCGGGAGCGAGCCATGCCGCGCGAACAGGGCCAGAGGGTCGTGGCGCAGAACCGCAAGGCGCGCCACGACTACCACATCGAGGACCGCATCGAAGCGGGCCTCGTGCTCACGGGCACCGAGGTGAAGTCGCTGCGCGCGGGCCGCGCGTCGCTCGTCGACGGCTACGCGTTCGTCGACCGCGGCGAGGCGTGGCTCGACGCCGTGCACATCCCCGAGTACGGGCAGGGCACCTGGACGAACCACCCGCCGCGGCGCAAGCGCA is a window of Agrococcus sp. Marseille-Q4369 DNA encoding:
- the smpB gene encoding SsrA-binding protein SmpB; the protein is MPREQGQRVVAQNRKARHDYHIEDRIEAGLVLTGTEVKSLRAGRASLVDGYAFVDRGEAWLDAVHIPEYGQGTWTNHPPRRKRKLLLHRDEIDKLAAKVAQGGYTLVPLSLYFSDGRAKVELAVAKGKKEYDKRHALRERQDKREAERAMRTRNRLGD